From a region of the Narcine bancroftii isolate sNarBan1 chromosome 5, sNarBan1.hap1, whole genome shotgun sequence genome:
- the LOC138764266 gene encoding chemerin-like receptor 1: MASTPDLDTTSHTTLDPVFPLPHVSLPPMYVFSLVVKVLTCILGLPGNVLVIYITSRLMQPSANAAWCQGLAVADLAFIFTLPFSATYLSLGHHWPFGNVLCKLISSLAVISMVTSSFTLALISLDRCLSVLRPIWSQNHRGQGIARKACLLSCATALLLSLPTWVFRKTVVRSDSTVACHQIFLLPSEEAQQSQAEEEEYLRLLWVAQSRMTGVLVSQVVLGFLLPILTMMACYTLIGLQLRTLGRRRGWARPFGVMGTVVMAFMICLLPLQVLKLMVIASPMSPSVPQVVKLGLPLASSLVYLNSCLNPLLYLVLGGGLRTGLRRRSLCKALKWALTDEPTSERTVSHRETSL, translated from the coding sequence ATGGCCTCCACCCCGGACCTGGATACAACGTCTCACACCACCCTGGATCCTGTTTTCCCACTGCCCCATGTCTCCCTTCCCCCAATGTATGTCTTCTCATTGGTGGTGAAGGTCCTGACCTGCATCCTGGGTCTGCCAGGGAATGTCCTAGTGATCTACATTACCTCCCGTCTGATGCAGCCTTCAGCTAATGCGGCCTGGTGCCAGGGCCTGGCGGTGGCCGACCTAGCCTTCATCTTCACTCTGCCCTTCTCTGCCACCTACCTGTCCCTGGGGCATCACTGGCCCTTTGGCAACGTCCTCTGCAAGCTCATCAGCAGCCTGGCGGTGATCTCCATGGTGACCAGCTCCTTCACCCTGGCCCTTATCAGCCTGGACCGATGCCTGTCTGTCCTGCGGCCTATCTGGTCCCAGAATCACCGGGGGCAGGGCATAGCCCGCAAAGCCTGCCTCCTGTCCTGTGCCACCGCCTTGCTGCTCTCCTTGCCTACCTGGGTGTTCCGAAAGACGGTGGTCAGGTCAGACAGTACGGTGGCCTGCCACCAGATCTTCCTGCTGCCCTCTGAGGAGGCCCAGCAGAgccaggctgaggaggaggagtaccTGAGGCTGCTCTGGGTTGCCCAGAGCAGGATGACAGGGGTCCTGGTCTCACAGGTTGTCCTGGGCTTCCTGCTGCCAATCCTGACCATGATGGCATGCTACACCCTCATCGGCCTGCAACTTCGAACCCTTGGACGGAGGCGAGGCTGGGCTCGACCCTTTGGGGTGATGGGGACGGTGGTAATGGCCTTCATGATCTGCCTCCTGCCTCTACAGGTGCTGAAGCTGATGGTCATTGCTTCTCCAATGTCCCCCAGCGTCCCACAGGTTGTAAAGCTCGGCCTGCCATTGGCTTCCAGCCTGGTCTACCTCAACAGCTGCCTGAACCCGCTGCTTTATTTGGTGCTGGGTGGGGGCCTCCGAACTGGGCTGCGCCGGCGCTCACTGTGCAAGGCCCTGAAGTGGGCACTGACCGATGAGCCAACCTCAGAACGCACAGTAAGCCACCGGGAAACCAGCTTGTGA